One Arachis hypogaea cultivar Tifrunner chromosome 18, arahy.Tifrunner.gnm2.J5K5, whole genome shotgun sequence genomic window, AATTTTGTTGAATTCAGTTACCAAGATAACTTGGTAAGTTAGTATTACACACATTATGTATTATAGATATATaatcattttaatatttaaatttattaaattaaattagtatCTGAGTTAGGACACCATAAGTGTAAGATAAGAAGCCTTCCTAACCCTGTAAGCAACtcttttttgttgaaaatatcaaATACATGTCCTTCTTTGAGAATAAACTGAGTTTATAGAGAAGGCACTCGTACTGTATCCTGTATAGTGTATTTAAGGGGTGGTGCATAATTTGCTAATGGTGTTTTGGATAAGGcatatataatttattgagaaATAAGGAAATAAATAGCTGCCTTTAGTAGAACAAAAGAATATGAAAGGATCCTAAAAGGAATTATGAAGTGGGAGGTGGATATTCTTCAAAGTTTTGACATCTATCCAACAgccaaaaaatagtaaaatacaaaGAAAGATATATTGGTCTACTGGAAATTCCAAAAAgtacaaatttcaaatttaaaaattgaaaatcaatttttttagttaatattcttttcttttctatcaaatttaaaaattgaaaatcaaatttctcaattgttttttcaattaaaataggTAGCCTATGCAAGAAAAATGATACTTATAATATAATTAAGTTCAGTAAACTACTATTTCTAATTATGAAAGTTTAGAATGCTTGATAAATCTATCCACGAAAAAATGAAATTGACTTTGTACTCATGAAAGATGATTTTTGCAGACAAAATTATCCAAAACCTAAACAAATTTTCAAACTACCCTCTAATATAATCTAATGCtaacttctaattttttttccacACCACCACTCTTCCAATCTCAAAGTCTACCACCATCCAACTACTTCTCTCATCCCCAATTTTCGCCATCACTGCCACCGTCACCATTACCACCACTGCCATCATCGCCTCCTTCTCTTTACCACCACCATCATCACGTTATATCATCTCCCTTGAATCCTCTGCAAAGAGCCCATCCTCTGCCTTATCCTCAAGATGGAGAACAGCCACCGCCTCGGTCTCAATCAGTTTCAGCTCCAGCATCGAGGCGTCAAGATCCACCAATTTGTTCGCGACAAATCCTCTGAGTGGTGGATTGAATTCTCTGGATTTAGACCGTAGATTTGGCGAGTGAGGGTTTCAGCGAAGTAGGTGGCTACTTTGCGCATGGCTCCAACCTGAGACACCACCAAGAACCTGATCTACTTTACGATTTCCTTCGCAAGAGGTAAGTTGTTCTGGTGGACTGCCTCCGCACACGCCTTGAGTGTGTAGATGAGTCAGATCCCATTCTCCTGCGAGTTAACTAGGACGAGTGGCTGAGTCTAGGAGGATGACTCGGTGGGCGAGGGTTTCACGCGCTTAGAGGAAATAGATAAGGAATCAGCGGTGGCGATGGTGTATATTGCCTTGCCTGTGATGGACTTGAGGTCGTAGTCAGAGGAGGAGCTGTCCTCGAAGGCCCTATCCACAGAAGTTGTAATGGTGGACCATTCAGTTTGGGGGAGGAAGGTGGCGAAGGAGGAGGAGTCAACGGAGTGTTGCTGCAGCAacaacagaggaggaggaggcaGCACGTCGAGAAAATTACATTAATGAACACAACTctgacagaaaaaaaaaaacatgtccATCCACGGTAACAATCTGAAAGTACTTTTCTGATGGATTTTTGTTGATCATCGTTTCGagccaattatatatatatatggagttGAAGTGAACCGTGTCATTGGAGAGTTGGTAATAGTGGTGGTGGTAAAGAGAAGAGGTGGTGATGGCGGTGTTGGTGATAGTGATGACGGCAGTGATGGTGATAGTTGGGGATAAGTGTGACCATTGGGTAGTGGTGGGAGTTTGAAATTGGAGGAGTAGTGGTgtggaataaaattaaaagttagagTTAGGATATTTAGAgggtagtttaaaaattttatataattttttatagtttggataattttgtccgCAAAAGTCTATCTTTCATGAGTGTaaagtcaattttatttttttatggataGATTTATTAGCGTTCTGAATATTTGTGgctagaaatggtagtttactgtAATTAAGTTTATAAAACAGATTTAATAAAATACCAAAATTGGCCATAAAAGATTATAACGCTGACAAATCTAACCATAAAAGAACTAAAACTAACTTGTAACTATAAAAGATATAGTTTCATAGACAAAACTATCCAAATCCTAAAAATCTATCAAAAATTCCTAAAGCACCCCTTTACTCTAACCTAATCACTCTCGAACTCTAATCCCACCTCATTTTCATTCTCCAATCCTCTTTATCGCTCCCAATCTCATTCCCTCTTCTATTCCCTCTTTTAATAATCTTTTTTGAGTCGCATGAATCAGGGCGGTTGGAAATGCCTCAAGAGACAAAAGCAGAGTTGACAGAAGCTTCCAATTCTTCTTCGCCTCTAAAACACTTCAAAGAAATGATGTCATCAGCATGTAGGTCACGTGAAAAGCTTGGGTTATTTTTTTGGTGAAGAATGGCTAATGACCGAAGGAGGAAAGCTGAGTGTTTACAGATTCTGTAAAGACGATTGATTTGCAAAGCTTTCTTTTTAAGAAAGTAGCTGCTGTAACTGCTTTTGGCGCTACCTCGGACTCAGAAAATAACAGCATGAGTATATTTGCATCGTTCACCATTCATGGGTTGATATGCATGAGGTTTACTAATGCAGCGGAGGCAAACGCAACGCATCTGATGTTCTGTTCGAAGTATATCGCTTGAAACTTCTCCCGATTGCCAGCCTCGTCCGTGGTCCACGGTTGGGTTGGCAAAGAAGTCGAATACCCATGGATCGGAGATCTCGTCGATTTTCTCAATGTCGATGGTGTTGTTGGATTTGGAGATCTCGGCAAGGGTGAGGGTGTAGCTTGTAGCGGCGGTGGAGACCATGCAAGTGCCGAGGGCTCTGGTAGAGCGGCGGGGGTGGGTGAGTTTAAGGGAGAGGGAGGGGACGGTGGTGGTGGAGAGGGAGAGGTTGAGGATGAGTTTTGGATGGGTGAAGAGGAATCTTGGGGTTTGGATTGAAGGGAGTGAGACTATAATGGTGATGTGAAGTGATGTCATGATTATTGGAGATGAGGTGGAATTATagaatttgagagtgattaagtTAGAGTGGAGGgataatttagaaaagaaaaagtctagggagtcagcagattttgtggtttttagccatcaattagccatcaatgatatttttaatggtgtgagattgtatCTAATGGTGTAAAATTATTCAATTTCCTAGAGCATACTTTGGGCAAGTTTGGTTTTCCTTCAGCTACTATCAGATTAATTATGACTTGTGTTCGAGCTTCTTCGTTGACTTTATTATGGAATGGAAATAGATTAGACAGTTTTGCTCCTAGAAAAGGCCTTCGACAGGGAGACCCCATGTCTTTCTATCTTTTCGTTTTATATATGGAGCGCCTAGCTGGGTACATTGCTAATCAGGTTGATTCGGGCCTTTGGGATCCAGTGGCAGTGACTAGGGTGGTCCTAGAATTTCTCATCTCATGTTTGCAGacgatcttcttcttttttgtaaaGCGTGAAAATCTCAGGTAGAATGTGTTATGCATGCCCTCCAAAGCTTCTGTAGAGCATCGGAAATGAAGATCAATTTGGACAAATCAAAGGCCCTGTGCTCTAAGAATGTCAATAATAGAAGAAAGGAACTCTTCACTGGTGTCTCTTCTATCCGCTTTACCCAAGACTTGGGTAAATATCTTAGAGTTAATCGTCACCATGCTAGAGTTACTAGAGCCTCTTTTAATGGTATTTTGGATAAGATCAAAGGTAGGCTTGCTAACTGGAAGGGCAGACTTCTCAATAGAGCTGGCAGGCTTTGTCTCATTAATTCAGTAGCGGCTTCTATTCCAACTTATCGAATGCAGgtatctttgttctcttcttctgTATCTGATAAGATTACTTCTATGATGCGGCTTTTTCTGTTGAAAAAAAAGGTTGATGGAAGGGGTTTAAGTATGACTAATTGGAATACAGTTATCACTCCAAAGAAATTTGGTGGCTTGGCATTAGATATCCGGCTTGCGCTAATGTTGCTCTGATAGGGAAGCTAATTTGGCAGCTCTTTCACTGTCCGGAGAAGCTTTGGGTCCAACTGATTTTTCATAAATACCTCAAAAAATTTGATACTAGTCTCTTCATGCCTCCCAgagatgcatctcatgtatggaGGAGTATTTGCAAGGCCTTTAATCTTTTAAGAGATGGTTTCACATGGAATATTGGTCCTCTTAACCAATCTTTTTGGTTTGGAAAATAGAGGATGGAAGGTCCCTTGGCTAAGGAAGTGCCGTATGTTCATATTTCTGATTTTGAGAGTAATATCATTGATTTTTGGGAGGATGGACAGTGGAAGCTTGAGAGGTGCCACACTCCCTTACCTGACCTTGTTAAACAAAGTATTCTTTCGTATAATCCAGATTGTCAAATGGGAGAGGGGGCTGGTTGGAAGTGGTCAGCAACTCCTTCCAATATTTATTCCTC contains:
- the LOC140181405 gene encoding uncharacterized protein, whose product is MKINLDKSKALCSKNVNNRRKELFTGVSSIRFTQDLGKYLRVNRHHARVTRASFNGILDKIKGRLANWKGRLLNRAGRLCLINSVAASIPTYRMQVSLFSSSVSDKITSMMRLFLLKKKVDGRGLSMTNWNTVITPKKFGGLALDIRLALMLL